A genome region from Meleagris gallopavo isolate NT-WF06-2002-E0010 breed Aviagen turkey brand Nicholas breeding stock chromosome 7, Turkey_5.1, whole genome shotgun sequence includes the following:
- the LOC104911767 gene encoding 26S proteasome non-ATPase regulatory subunit 14-like yields MLLNLHKKSWMEGLTLQDYSEHCKLNETVVKEMLELAKNYNKAVEEEDKMTPEQLAIKNVGKQDPKRHLEEHVDVLMTSNIVQCLAAMLDTVVFK; encoded by the exons atgttgCTAAACTTGCATAAGAAGAGTTGGATGGAAGGTTTGACACTTCAGGACTACAGTGAACACTGCAAACTCAATGAAACTGTAGTGAAGGAGATGTTAGAATTAGCTAAGAATTATAACAAG GCTGTTGAAGAAGAAGATAAGATGACACCTGAACAGCTGGCAATAAAAAATGTTGGCAAGCAG GACCCCAAACGTCATTTAGAAGAGCATGTGGATGTGCTGATGACTTCTAACATTGTCCAGTGTTTAGCTGCTATGTTGGATACAGTTGTATTTAAATAA